In Arvicanthis niloticus isolate mArvNil1 chromosome 27, mArvNil1.pat.X, whole genome shotgun sequence, a genomic segment contains:
- the LOC143439626 gene encoding olfactory receptor 7G2-like, with the protein MELENQTGVIEFFLLGLSEDPELQPILFGLFLLMYLVTVSGNLLIILAIVSDSHLHTPMYFFLSNLSFTDICFSTTTVPKMLINLQKQSKAISYTGCITQLSFVLLFAGMENFLLAAMAYDRYVAICYPLRYTAIMKVHLCFVMILLSLYVSIVDALLHGLMILQLSFCTLMEIPHFFCELYQVIKLACSDTLINNILIYTMSSTLGGVSLVGIIFSYFKIISSILRMPSSGGRHKAFSTCGSHLSVVSLFYGTAFGVYISSAFTESYRKTSVASLMYTVLPPMLNPFIYSLRNKDMKKALRKFI; encoded by the coding sequence ATGGAATTAGAAAACCAGACAGGAGTAATAGAATTCTTTCTCTTGGGACTCTCAGAGGATCCAGAACTTCAGCCCATTCTCTTTGGACTATTCCTGCTTATGTACCTAGTGACAGTTTCTGGAAACTTGCTCATCATCCTGGCCATTGTCTCTGACTCTCACCTCCACACTCCAATGTACTTCTTCCTCTCAAACCTGTCCTTCACTGATATCTGCTTCAGCACCACCACTGTTCCTAAGATGCTGATAAACCTTCAGAAACAGAGCAAAGCCATCAGTTACACAGGCTGCATTACTCAGCTCAGCTTTGTCTTACTTTTTGCTGGAATGGAAAACTTTCTTCTGGCAGCAATGGCTTATGACCGTTATGTGGCCATCTGCTATCCCCTTCGCTATACAGCCATCATGAAAGTGCACTTGTGTTTTGTGATGATTTTATTGTCTTTGTATGTTAGcattgtggatgcccttctacatgGTTTAATGATTTTGCAGCTATCTTTCTGCACACTTATGGAAATTCCCCACTTTTTCTGTGAACTTTATCAGGTTATCAAGCTTGCATGTTCTGACACTCTCATcaataacattttaatatatacaatGAGTAGTACATTAGGTGGTGTGTCCCTAGTAGGGATTattttctcttactttaaaattatttcttccatCCTCAGAATGCCATCATCAGGTGGTAGGCATAAAGctttctcaacatgtgggtctcATCTGTCAGTTGTTTCCTTGTTCTATGGGACAGCTTTTGGGGTATACATTAGTTCTGCATTTACAGAATCATACAGGAAGACTTCTGTAGCATCATTGATGTATACTGTGCTTCCTCCAATGCTGAACCCATTTATCTATAGTCTGAGGAATAAAGATATGAAGAAAGCTTTGAGAAAATTTATCTaa